Proteins from a genomic interval of Haliaeetus albicilla chromosome 13, bHalAlb1.1, whole genome shotgun sequence:
- the ACHE gene encoding acetylcholinesterase: MGGRASPVFPASPVLLLFLLPTVPANADELVVPTASGPVRGIRLPAGTDHVIAFLGIPYAEPPLGHLRFQPPRPARSWRGVLDASSHRHACYQAVDTMFPGFGGSEMWNPNREMSEDCLYLNIWVPAPRPSTTVPVLVWIYGGGFYSGAASLDVYDGRYLAAAEGVVVVSMNYRVGALGFLALPGHPEAPGNVGLLDQRLALRWVQSNIGAFGGDAGAVTLFGESAGAASVGLHLLSATSRPLFRRAVLQSGSPNGPWATVGAAEGRRRAATLGKLVGCGGGSGGTIANETELLGCLRGKTPPELVEQEAAVLPQQGVFRFAFVPVVDGDFLVDTPEALLGASGRPEAEVLLGAVQDEGTYFLVYGVPGFGKDNESLISREEFLGGVRLGVPQANELAAEAVVLQYTDWLDQDNPVKNREALDDIVGDHNVVCPLMHFAQRWAERGGTVFAYLFDHRASNLLWPPWMGVPHGYEIEFVFGQPLNPSLNYTAEEEQLSRRIMRYWGNFARTGDPNEPSERERRWPSYTASGQRYARLNARPLAVAHGLRAQACAFWTRFLPKLLNVTGPMEEAERQWRLEFHRWSSYMMRWKSQFEHYSRQERCHQL; encoded by the exons ATGGGGGGCCGGGCATCCCCGGTGTTCCCGGCATCCCCggttctcctcctctttcttctccccaccGTCCCGGCCAACGCCGACGAGCTGGTGGTCCCCACTGCCAGTGGTCCGGTGAGAGGTATCCGTCTACCGGCCGGCACCGACCACGTCATCGCCTTTTTGGGGATCCCTTATGCCGAACCCCCATTGGGTCATCTTCGTTTCCAACCCCCTCGTCCGGCAAGATCTTGGCGCGGGGTGTTGGATGCTTCTTCCCACCGTCACGCTTGTTACCAGGCGGTGGACACCATGTTCCCCGGTTTTGGTGGTTCCGAGATGTGGAACCCCAACCGGGAGATGAGTGAAGATTGTCTCTACCTCAACATTTGGGTACCGGCTCCTCGACCTTCCACCACCGTCCCCGTCTTGGTTTGGATCTACGGCGGTGGCTTCTACAGCGGAGCCGCCTCCTTGGATGTCTACGACGGACGCTACCTCGCCGCCGCCGaaggggtggtggtggtctCCATGAACTACCGGGTCGGCGCTTTGGGGTTCTTGGCTTTACCGGGACACCCGGAAGCGCCGGGTAACGTCGGGTTGTTGGATCAACGGTTGGCTTTGAGATGGGTTCAAAGCAACATCGGCGCCTTCGGCGGAGACGCTGGCGCCGTCACCCTCTTTGGGGAAAGCGCCGGTGCCGCCTCCGTCGGTTTGCACTTGTTGTCCGCCACCAGCCGTCCCCTCTTTCGCCGAGCCGTCCTACAAAGCGGGTCCCCCAATGGTCCTTGGGCCACCGTGGGGGCGGCGGAGGGACGACGGAGAGCGGCCACCTTGGGCAAACTGGTGGGAtgcggcggcggcagcggcggcacCATCGCCAACGAGACGGAGCTGTTAGGTTGTCTCCGAGGCAAGACGCCGCCGGAGTTGGTAGAGCAAGAGGCGGCAGTGTTGCCTCAACAAGGGGTCTTCCGCTTCGCCTTCGTGCCGGTGGTGGACGGAGACTTCTTGGTGGACACCCCCGAAGCCTTGTTGGGGGCCAGCGGTCGCCCCGAGGCCGAGGTGCTTCTGGGAGCCGTCCAAGACGAAGGCACCTACTTCTTGGTCTACGGGGTGCCGGGTTTTGGGAAAGATAACGAGAGTTTAATTAGCCGGGAGgagtttttggggggggtgaggTTGGGGGTGCCCCAAGCCAACGAGCTGGCGGCGGAGGCGGTGGTCTTGCAGTACACCGACTGGTTGGACCAAGATAACCCCGTGAAGAACCGGGAGGCGTTGGACGACATCGTGGGGGACCACAACGTGGTGTGTCCCCTGATGCACTTCGCCCAGCGGtgggcggagcggggcggcacGGTCTTCGCTTACCTCTTCGACCATCGAGCGTCCAACCTGCTGTGGCCGCCTTGGATGGGGGTCCCTCACGGCTACGAGATCGAGTTCGTCTTCGGGCAACCCCTCAACCCCAGCCTCAACTACACGGCCGAGGAGGAGCAGCTCAGCCGCAGGATCATGCGCTACTGGGGCAACTTTGCGCGCACTGG GGACCCCAACGAGCCGTCGGAGCGGGAGCGGCGCTGGCCGTCGTACACGGCGTCGGGGCAGCGCTACGCCCGCCTCAACGCCCGGCCCTTGGCCGTGGCCCACGGCCTCCGCGCCCAGGCCTGCGCCTTCTGGACGCGCTTCCTCCCCAAACTGCTCAACGTCACCG GCCCGATGGAGGAGGCGGAGCGGCAATGGCGGTTGGAGTTTCACCGCTGGAGCTCCTACATGATGCGCTGGAAGAGCCAGTTCGAGCACTACAGCCGGCAAGAGCGCTGCCACCAGCTCTGA
- the BACC1 gene encoding chromatin complexes subunit BAP18 isoform X3, with protein MTSASTKVGEIFSAAGAAFTKLGELTMQLHPVSDSSPAGAQIKATAKRKAYEDSGVPLPADSPKKGPRKGGGGGGPQVGAPPGTPHDPPGPPGKKQKVADVTLSDAEATGDLVDIEGLSETPPAKKLNFDQDSLNLDSGTLGPPRDRPLLSR; from the exons atGACGTCAGCGTCCACGAag GTGGGCGAGATCTTCTCGGCGGCGGGCGCAGCCTTCACCAAACTGGGGGAGCTGACCATGCAGCTGCACCCCGTGTCCGACTCCTCCCCGGCCGG ggctCAGATCAAGGCGACGGCCAAGCGCAAAGCCTACGAGGACAGCGGCGTTCCCCTCCCTGCCGACTCCCCCAAAAAAGGACCCCGgaaaggaggtgggggggggggaccccaagtTGGGgcccccccagggacaccccatGACCCACCCGGTCCTCCCgggaagaagcagaaagttGCAG ATGTCACCCTGAGTGACGCCGAAGCCACCGGGGACCTCGTGGACATCGAGGGGCTCAGTGAGACCCCCCCCGCCAAGAAGCTCAACTTCGACCAGG ACAGCTTGAACCTCGACTCGGGGACGCTCGGCCCCCCCAGAGACCGGCCTCTGCTCTCCCGctga
- the BACC1 gene encoding chromatin complexes subunit BAP18 isoform X2, which yields MTSASTKVGEIFSAAGAAFTKLGELTMQLHPVSDSSPAGAKWTEPELELLRAAVKRFGEDLNRISALIKDRTVAQIKATAKRKAYEDSGVPLPADSPKKGPRKGGGGGGPQVGAPPGTPHDPPGPPGKKQKVADVTLSDAEATGDLVDIEGLSETPPAKKLNFDQA from the exons atGACGTCAGCGTCCACGAag GTGGGCGAGATCTTCTCGGCGGCGGGCGCAGCCTTCACCAAACTGGGGGAGCTGACCATGCAGCTGCACCCCGTGTCCGACTCCTCCCCGGCCGG agCCAAATGGACGGAGCcggagctggagctgctccGGGCAGCGGTGAAACGCTTCGGGGAGGACCTGAACCGCATCAGCGCCCTCATCAAGGACCGCACGGT ggctCAGATCAAGGCGACGGCCAAGCGCAAAGCCTACGAGGACAGCGGCGTTCCCCTCCCTGCCGACTCCCCCAAAAAAGGACCCCGgaaaggaggtgggggggggggaccccaagtTGGGgcccccccagggacaccccatGACCCACCCGGTCCTCCCgggaagaagcagaaagttGCAG ATGTCACCCTGAGTGACGCCGAAGCCACCGGGGACCTCGTGGACATCGAGGGGCTCAGTGAGACCCCCCCCGCCAAGAAGCTCAACTTCGACCAGG CTTGA
- the RNASEK gene encoding ribonuclease kappa has protein sequence MASLLCCGPKMAACGLVLSAWGVVMLVLLGIFFNVHSAVLIEDVPFTEEDFKDGPERIYRLYEQVSYNCFIAAGLYALLGGFSLCQSRLNKRKEYMVR, from the exons ATGGCCTCGCTGCTCTGCTGCGGGCCTAAGATGGCGGCCTGCGGCCTCGTCCTCAGCGCCTGGGGCGTCGTCATGCTG gtccTCCTGGGCATCTTCTTCAATGTCCACTCCGCTGTCCTCATTGAGGACGTCCCCTTCACTGAGGAAGACTTTAAAGA TGGCCCAGAGCGGATCTATCGCCTTTACGAACAGGTCAGCTACAACTGCTTCATCGCTGCCGGGCTCTACGCCCTCCTGGGGGGCTTCTCCCTCTGCCAGAGTCGCCTCAACAAGCGCAAGGAGTACATGGTCCGTTAG
- the BACC1 gene encoding chromatin complexes subunit BAP18 isoform X1: protein MTSASTKVGEIFSAAGAAFTKLGELTMQLHPVSDSSPAGAKWTEPELELLRAAVKRFGEDLNRISALIKDRTVAQIKATAKRKAYEDSGVPLPADSPKKGPRKGGGGGGPQVGAPPGTPHDPPGPPGKKQKVADVTLSDAEATGDLVDIEGLSETPPAKKLNFDQDSLNLDSGTLGPPRDRPLLSR, encoded by the exons atGACGTCAGCGTCCACGAag GTGGGCGAGATCTTCTCGGCGGCGGGCGCAGCCTTCACCAAACTGGGGGAGCTGACCATGCAGCTGCACCCCGTGTCCGACTCCTCCCCGGCCGG agCCAAATGGACGGAGCcggagctggagctgctccGGGCAGCGGTGAAACGCTTCGGGGAGGACCTGAACCGCATCAGCGCCCTCATCAAGGACCGCACGGT ggctCAGATCAAGGCGACGGCCAAGCGCAAAGCCTACGAGGACAGCGGCGTTCCCCTCCCTGCCGACTCCCCCAAAAAAGGACCCCGgaaaggaggtgggggggggggaccccaagtTGGGgcccccccagggacaccccatGACCCACCCGGTCCTCCCgggaagaagcagaaagttGCAG ATGTCACCCTGAGTGACGCCGAAGCCACCGGGGACCTCGTGGACATCGAGGGGCTCAGTGAGACCCCCCCCGCCAAGAAGCTCAACTTCGACCAGG ACAGCTTGAACCTCGACTCGGGGACGCTCGGCCCCCCCAGAGACCGGCCTCTGCTCTCCCGctga